In a single window of the Phocoena sinus isolate mPhoSin1 chromosome 7, mPhoSin1.pri, whole genome shotgun sequence genome:
- the MTERF4 gene encoding transcription termination factor 4, mitochondrial isoform X4 yields the protein MTLRIAYKNFCLCRTKALNTLPQKSRGVHYVGVVRNWGCVLQVLDWHRLIPLTWSLIARQTTRPGEQKRTTAFLLRKLTMVSSGGGLGESPSVEPQKYAQEPEHRTGLTQCLLEKQRTAVEREKVVSSLLDMGFSDVHVNELLSIQPGTHPQQLLDIISELILLGLNPEPVCVALKKSPQLLKLPVMHMKKRSSYLRKLGLGEGKLKRVLYCCPEIFTMRQRDIESIVGVLKEKCLFTVKQVTEILHRCPCVLREDPGELEYKFQPHAGVGIVVFCHRY from the exons ATGACTTTGCGGATTGCTTATAAAAACTTCTGTTTGTGTAGGACCAAGGCACTAAATACCCTGCCTCAGAAATCCCGAGGTGTCCATTATGTGGGAGTGGTGAGGAATTGGGGCTGTGTCTTACAGGTCTTGGATTGGCACCGCCTGATCCCCCTCACCTGGTCCCTTATTGCGAGGCAGACTACTCGGCCTGGAGAACAGAAGAGGACGACTGCTTTTTTGCTGCGTAAACTGACAATGGTCTCCAGCGGGGGGGGCCTCGGGGAGTCACCCTCTGTTGAACCCCAGAAGTACGCGCAAGAACCAGAGCACAGGACGGGGCTGACTCAGTGCCTCCTCGAGAAGCAGAGGACGGCTGTGGAGCGAGAGAAGGTCGTCAGTTCCCTCCTGGACATGGGTTTCAGTGATGTCCATGTTAACGAACTGCTCAGTATACAGCCAGGCACCCACCCTCAGCAGTTGCTGGATATCATTTCAGAATTAATACTCCTGGGTCTGAATCCAGAGCCTGTGTGTGTGGCCTTAAAGAAAAGTCCTCAGTTACTGAAACTGCCTGTCATGCACATGAAGAAGCGCTCCAGTTACCTGCGAAAGCTGGGGCTTGGAGAAG GGAAATTAAAGCGGGTGCTTTACTGTTGCCCTGAAATTTTCACCATGCGTCAGCGGGACATTGAGAGCATCGTCGGGGTTCTTAAGGAGAAGTGCCTTTTCACGGTAAAGCAAGTCACCGAGATTTTGCACAGATGCCCCTGTGTTCTTCGGGAGGACCCTGGTGAACTGGAATACAAATTCCAG cCACACGCAGGTGTTGGGATCGTAGTGTTCTGCCATCGCTATTGA
- the MTERF4 gene encoding transcription termination factor 4, mitochondrial isoform X1, translated as MTLRIAYKNFCLCRTKALNTLPQKSRGVHYVGVVRNWGCVLQVLDWHRLIPLTWSLIARQTTRPGEQKRTTAFLLRKLTMVSSGGGLGESPSVEPQKYAQEPEHRTGLTQCLLEKQRTAVEREKVVSSLLDMGFSDVHVNELLSIQPGTHPQQLLDIISELILLGLNPEPVCVALKKSPQLLKLPVMHMKKRSSYLRKLGLGEGKLKRVLYCCPEIFTMRQRDIESIVGVLKEKCLFTVKQVTEILHRCPCVLREDPGELEYKFQYAYFRMGIKHVDVVKTDFLQYSMTKTKERHVFLERLGRYQTPDKKGQTLVPNPLLKDILRVSEAEFLAKTACSSAEEFGVFKELLAREEEESEGRMADAGSPEEAGP; from the exons ATGACTTTGCGGATTGCTTATAAAAACTTCTGTTTGTGTAGGACCAAGGCACTAAATACCCTGCCTCAGAAATCCCGAGGTGTCCATTATGTGGGAGTGGTGAGGAATTGGGGCTGTGTCTTACAGGTCTTGGATTGGCACCGCCTGATCCCCCTCACCTGGTCCCTTATTGCGAGGCAGACTACTCGGCCTGGAGAACAGAAGAGGACGACTGCTTTTTTGCTGCGTAAACTGACAATGGTCTCCAGCGGGGGGGGCCTCGGGGAGTCACCCTCTGTTGAACCCCAGAAGTACGCGCAAGAACCAGAGCACAGGACGGGGCTGACTCAGTGCCTCCTCGAGAAGCAGAGGACGGCTGTGGAGCGAGAGAAGGTCGTCAGTTCCCTCCTGGACATGGGTTTCAGTGATGTCCATGTTAACGAACTGCTCAGTATACAGCCAGGCACCCACCCTCAGCAGTTGCTGGATATCATTTCAGAATTAATACTCCTGGGTCTGAATCCAGAGCCTGTGTGTGTGGCCTTAAAGAAAAGTCCTCAGTTACTGAAACTGCCTGTCATGCACATGAAGAAGCGCTCCAGTTACCTGCGAAAGCTGGGGCTTGGAGAAG GGAAATTAAAGCGGGTGCTTTACTGTTGCCCTGAAATTTTCACCATGCGTCAGCGGGACATTGAGAGCATCGTCGGGGTTCTTAAGGAGAAGTGCCTTTTCACGGTAAAGCAAGTCACCGAGATTTTGCACAGATGCCCCTGTGTTCTTCGGGAGGACCCTGGTGAACTGGAATACAAATTCCAG TATGCCTATTTCAGGATGGGGATTAAACATGTGGACGTGGTGAAGACCGACTTCCTGCAGTACTCCATGACCAAGACCAAGGAGAGGCACGTGTTCCTGGAGCGCCTGGGCCGGTACCAGACCCCCGACAAGAAGGGGCAGACGCTGGTCCCCAACCCTTTACTCAAGGACATCCTCAGGGTTTCAGAAGCTGAGTTTCTGGCCAAGACAGCCTGTTCTTCTGCtgaggagtttggggtttttaagGAACTCTTGGCCCGGGAAGAGGAGGAGTCTGAGGGCCGAATGGCTGATGCCGGAAGCCCGGAGGAGGCGGGGCCGTGA
- the MTERF4 gene encoding transcription termination factor 4, mitochondrial isoform X3 has product MVSSGGGLGESPSVEPQKYAQEPEHRTGLTQCLLEKQRTAVEREKVVSSLLDMGFSDVHVNELLSIQPGTHPQQLLDIISELILLGLNPEPVCVALKKSPQLLKLPVMHMKKRSSYLRKLGLGEGKLKRVLYCCPEIFTMRQRDIESIVGVLKEKCLFTVKQVTEILHRCPCVLREDPGELEYKFQYAYFRMGIKHVDVVKTDFLQYSMTKTKERHVFLERLGRYQTPDKKGQTLVPNPLLKDILRVSEAEFLAKTACSSAEEFGVFKELLAREEEESEGRMADAGSPEEAGP; this is encoded by the exons ATGGTCTCCAGCGGGGGGGGCCTCGGGGAGTCACCCTCTGTTGAACCCCAGAAGTACGCGCAAGAACCAGAGCACAGGACGGGGCTGACTCAGTGCCTCCTCGAGAAGCAGAGGACGGCTGTGGAGCGAGAGAAGGTCGTCAGTTCCCTCCTGGACATGGGTTTCAGTGATGTCCATGTTAACGAACTGCTCAGTATACAGCCAGGCACCCACCCTCAGCAGTTGCTGGATATCATTTCAGAATTAATACTCCTGGGTCTGAATCCAGAGCCTGTGTGTGTGGCCTTAAAGAAAAGTCCTCAGTTACTGAAACTGCCTGTCATGCACATGAAGAAGCGCTCCAGTTACCTGCGAAAGCTGGGGCTTGGAGAAG GGAAATTAAAGCGGGTGCTTTACTGTTGCCCTGAAATTTTCACCATGCGTCAGCGGGACATTGAGAGCATCGTCGGGGTTCTTAAGGAGAAGTGCCTTTTCACGGTAAAGCAAGTCACCGAGATTTTGCACAGATGCCCCTGTGTTCTTCGGGAGGACCCTGGTGAACTGGAATACAAATTCCAG TATGCCTATTTCAGGATGGGGATTAAACATGTGGACGTGGTGAAGACCGACTTCCTGCAGTACTCCATGACCAAGACCAAGGAGAGGCACGTGTTCCTGGAGCGCCTGGGCCGGTACCAGACCCCCGACAAGAAGGGGCAGACGCTGGTCCCCAACCCTTTACTCAAGGACATCCTCAGGGTTTCAGAAGCTGAGTTTCTGGCCAAGACAGCCTGTTCTTCTGCtgaggagtttggggtttttaagGAACTCTTGGCCCGGGAAGAGGAGGAGTCTGAGGGCCGAATGGCTGATGCCGGAAGCCCGGAGGAGGCGGGGCCGTGA
- the MTERF4 gene encoding transcription termination factor 4, mitochondrial isoform X2, whose product MAALGRQVLDWHRLIPLTWSLIARQTTRPGEQKRTTAFLLRKLTMVSSGGGLGESPSVEPQKYAQEPEHRTGLTQCLLEKQRTAVEREKVVSSLLDMGFSDVHVNELLSIQPGTHPQQLLDIISELILLGLNPEPVCVALKKSPQLLKLPVMHMKKRSSYLRKLGLGEGKLKRVLYCCPEIFTMRQRDIESIVGVLKEKCLFTVKQVTEILHRCPCVLREDPGELEYKFQYAYFRMGIKHVDVVKTDFLQYSMTKTKERHVFLERLGRYQTPDKKGQTLVPNPLLKDILRVSEAEFLAKTACSSAEEFGVFKELLAREEEESEGRMADAGSPEEAGP is encoded by the exons atggctgcgttgggtcggcAG GTCTTGGATTGGCACCGCCTGATCCCCCTCACCTGGTCCCTTATTGCGAGGCAGACTACTCGGCCTGGAGAACAGAAGAGGACGACTGCTTTTTTGCTGCGTAAACTGACAATGGTCTCCAGCGGGGGGGGCCTCGGGGAGTCACCCTCTGTTGAACCCCAGAAGTACGCGCAAGAACCAGAGCACAGGACGGGGCTGACTCAGTGCCTCCTCGAGAAGCAGAGGACGGCTGTGGAGCGAGAGAAGGTCGTCAGTTCCCTCCTGGACATGGGTTTCAGTGATGTCCATGTTAACGAACTGCTCAGTATACAGCCAGGCACCCACCCTCAGCAGTTGCTGGATATCATTTCAGAATTAATACTCCTGGGTCTGAATCCAGAGCCTGTGTGTGTGGCCTTAAAGAAAAGTCCTCAGTTACTGAAACTGCCTGTCATGCACATGAAGAAGCGCTCCAGTTACCTGCGAAAGCTGGGGCTTGGAGAAG GGAAATTAAAGCGGGTGCTTTACTGTTGCCCTGAAATTTTCACCATGCGTCAGCGGGACATTGAGAGCATCGTCGGGGTTCTTAAGGAGAAGTGCCTTTTCACGGTAAAGCAAGTCACCGAGATTTTGCACAGATGCCCCTGTGTTCTTCGGGAGGACCCTGGTGAACTGGAATACAAATTCCAG TATGCCTATTTCAGGATGGGGATTAAACATGTGGACGTGGTGAAGACCGACTTCCTGCAGTACTCCATGACCAAGACCAAGGAGAGGCACGTGTTCCTGGAGCGCCTGGGCCGGTACCAGACCCCCGACAAGAAGGGGCAGACGCTGGTCCCCAACCCTTTACTCAAGGACATCCTCAGGGTTTCAGAAGCTGAGTTTCTGGCCAAGACAGCCTGTTCTTCTGCtgaggagtttggggtttttaagGAACTCTTGGCCCGGGAAGAGGAGGAGTCTGAGGGCCGAATGGCTGATGCCGGAAGCCCGGAGGAGGCGGGGCCGTGA